A single window of Rubripirellula lacrimiformis DNA harbors:
- a CDS encoding glycosyltransferase family 4 protein — MNRVPVSTKAHSVAIVAWQSMPAVFGAGAKGVGGLETAAWTFAKGLASRTAWQPTLVFRSCGRIPRDCVEGVQLHADIDRWENIRRDVSAKVDFGNRRLNRFSAKLFWQIPLLAATWPFRRRDPELMAIDDRLMKLSPDVWVTMGVGRESAGVIATAAAQDRPSVLMLQSGADLDERYAQDAITRSAYGERSDVCRYAIERADHVVCQTDAQRERLEKLFGRQGSLIRNSLDIDRWKDQRGKHPRGHILWIGRYEEFAKRIHLAIQIAQACPDVPIRMIVNPDDPNVESKVRSSLPANVELVDYVPFDQMPMQYAQSRAFLSTSSAAAEGFPNVLLQAAAAGTPIVALQDFDRFFEKSGAGIVCDDNIADAARALQEFHSGVRSHQTDPVDRYLVENHSFDHVTDQLASLLETTLSDPRKSAS, encoded by the coding sequence ATGAACCGCGTTCCCGTTTCGACGAAAGCACACAGCGTCGCGATCGTCGCATGGCAATCGATGCCCGCCGTGTTCGGTGCTGGTGCCAAGGGTGTCGGCGGTTTGGAAACCGCGGCATGGACATTTGCGAAGGGGCTGGCCAGCCGAACAGCATGGCAGCCGACGCTCGTTTTTCGATCCTGCGGCCGGATCCCGCGCGACTGTGTCGAGGGAGTCCAGCTGCACGCCGATATCGACCGGTGGGAAAACATTCGACGCGATGTCTCTGCAAAAGTGGACTTCGGCAATCGACGGCTGAACCGTTTCTCGGCAAAACTGTTTTGGCAAATTCCTTTGCTGGCCGCCACGTGGCCGTTTCGCCGTCGCGATCCTGAACTGATGGCCATCGACGATCGGCTGATGAAACTTTCCCCCGATGTTTGGGTCACGATGGGCGTGGGCCGCGAATCGGCCGGCGTGATCGCAACGGCCGCGGCACAAGATCGGCCCTCGGTATTGATGCTTCAATCGGGTGCCGACTTGGACGAACGATACGCTCAGGATGCCATCACGCGATCGGCCTATGGCGAGCGATCGGATGTCTGCCGATACGCGATCGAACGAGCCGACCATGTGGTTTGCCAGACAGACGCCCAGCGGGAACGATTGGAAAAACTATTCGGCCGCCAAGGATCATTGATTCGAAATTCGTTGGATATCGATCGCTGGAAAGACCAGCGTGGCAAACATCCGCGCGGGCACATCCTATGGATCGGTCGCTACGAAGAATTTGCCAAACGAATTCATCTGGCGATCCAGATAGCTCAAGCCTGTCCCGATGTCCCCATCCGAATGATCGTTAACCCCGATGATCCGAATGTCGAATCCAAGGTCCGATCGTCTTTGCCTGCGAACGTGGAATTGGTGGACTACGTTCCATTCGACCAGATGCCAATGCAGTACGCCCAGTCGCGTGCGTTTCTATCCACCAGCTCTGCGGCGGCCGAGGGCTTCCCAAATGTCCTGTTGCAGGCCGCGGCCGCGGGGACGCCGATCGTGGCACTTCAAGACTTTGATCGATTCTTCGAAAAGTCCGGCGCCGGGATCGTTTGCGATGACAACATTGCCGATGCGGCGAGGGCTCTACAAGAATTCCATTCTGGCGTCCGCAGCCATCAAACCGATCCGGTCGACCGGTACCTCGTCGAGAATCATTCCTTTGACCACGTCACCGATCAACTGGCATCACTGCTAGAGACGACGCTTAGTGATCCGCGAAAATCCGCATCTTGA
- a CDS encoding carbamoyltransferase family protein has translation MVAILGISAFYHDSAAALVVDGKLVAAASEERFTRIKHDASFPTQAIAYCLAEAGIGESDIDHVGFYEKPLLKFDRLIETYLSYSPLGFRSFLRAIPTWVQQKLHLRREIRDGLNRQYQGRLCFCEHHQSHAASAFFPSPFDEAAILTMDGVGEWTTTSLGIGRGNRVSLSDEIRFPHSLGLLYSAFTFYAGFRVNSGEYKLMGLAPYGNPQYVDLIRTHLIDLKADGSFHLNLDYFNYCQGLTMTSAKFHRLFGRQPRKADTSIDQLDMDLAASIQVVTEDVILRTANHLHEKTGMDNLCMAGGVALNCVANGRLLREGPFKNVWVQPAAGDAGGALGVASLIWFQLLGNDRQPSVPDGQSGSLLGPSYCTDNIAGRLDQLGAVYQEIPDEGQRNRQVAQLLASGKVVGRFAGRMEFGPRALGNRSILGDPRCRDMQSVMNLKIKFRESFRPFAPVVLADHATDYFDIGEGIESPYMLMVCDIAEHRQIEPDGSSGPVSQGESGLSRVNEVRSDLPAITHVDYSARVQTVDQHRNPEFERLLRAFYEQTGCPVLINTSFNVRGEPIVCTPEEAFQCFMATDMDVLVLENLLLIKEDQQAVTRVSTDQYLSKFALD, from the coding sequence ATGGTCGCGATTCTAGGGATTTCTGCATTTTATCACGACTCGGCGGCAGCGTTGGTTGTCGATGGCAAGCTCGTGGCTGCAGCCAGCGAAGAACGTTTTACCCGCATCAAACATGACGCCAGTTTTCCGACCCAAGCGATTGCCTATTGCTTAGCCGAGGCGGGCATCGGTGAATCGGACATCGACCATGTCGGGTTCTATGAAAAGCCGCTGCTGAAATTTGACCGACTGATCGAAACCTATCTCAGCTATTCGCCGCTGGGATTTCGATCTTTTCTAAGAGCGATTCCGACTTGGGTTCAGCAGAAACTTCATCTAAGACGAGAAATTCGGGATGGATTGAATCGTCAATATCAGGGGCGATTGTGTTTCTGTGAACATCACCAATCGCATGCCGCGAGTGCGTTTTTCCCCTCTCCGTTTGACGAAGCTGCCATTTTGACGATGGACGGTGTCGGCGAATGGACGACGACCAGTTTGGGAATCGGTCGCGGGAACCGAGTCTCGTTGAGCGACGAAATTCGATTTCCACATTCGCTTGGGTTGCTGTATTCGGCGTTCACGTTCTATGCAGGGTTCCGAGTGAACTCTGGTGAATACAAGTTGATGGGACTGGCGCCCTATGGCAATCCTCAATACGTGGATCTGATTCGGACCCATTTGATTGATCTAAAGGCCGACGGATCCTTTCATTTGAACCTGGACTATTTCAACTATTGTCAGGGGCTGACGATGACGTCGGCTAAGTTTCATCGGTTGTTCGGGCGGCAACCTCGCAAAGCAGATACATCGATCGACCAGCTGGACATGGACTTGGCTGCATCGATCCAGGTAGTTACCGAAGACGTGATCCTGCGGACCGCAAACCATCTGCACGAAAAAACGGGAATGGATAACCTCTGCATGGCTGGCGGGGTCGCATTGAACTGCGTCGCCAACGGTCGGCTGCTGCGGGAAGGCCCATTCAAGAACGTTTGGGTACAGCCAGCCGCCGGAGATGCGGGAGGCGCCTTAGGCGTCGCTTCGCTGATCTGGTTTCAGCTTCTGGGAAACGATCGGCAACCGAGCGTCCCCGATGGTCAATCCGGAAGTTTGTTGGGCCCGTCCTACTGTACCGATAATATCGCCGGTCGCTTGGATCAGCTGGGTGCCGTCTATCAGGAAATTCCCGACGAAGGCCAACGGAATCGACAGGTCGCCCAGCTGTTGGCTTCCGGAAAGGTCGTCGGCCGATTCGCCGGACGGATGGAGTTCGGGCCTCGCGCTTTGGGCAATCGCAGTATCCTTGGCGATCCCCGATGCCGTGATATGCAATCGGTCATGAACTTGAAGATCAAGTTCCGCGAGTCGTTTCGCCCGTTCGCACCGGTCGTTTTAGCGGACCACGCGACCGACTATTTCGACATCGGCGAGGGTATCGAAAGCCCGTACATGTTGATGGTCTGTGACATCGCCGAACATCGGCAAATCGAACCGGATGGTAGCAGCGGCCCGGTGAGCCAAGGCGAATCGGGGCTTTCGCGAGTCAACGAAGTGCGCAGTGATCTGCCGGCCATCACCCACGTCGACTATTCGGCTCGCGTGCAAACCGTCGATCAGCATCGCAACCCAGAATTCGAGAGACTGCTTCGCGCATTTTACGAACAGACGGGCTGCCCCGTGTTGATCAACACCAGCTTCAACGTGCGGGGCGAGCCGATTGTTTGTACGCCGGAAGAAGCATTTCAGTGCTTCATGGCGACGGATATGGATGTGCTCGTTTTGGAAAACCTGTTGTTGATCAAGGAAGATCAGCAAGCGGTTACCCGTGTTTCCACCGACCAGTATCTTTCTAAGTTTGCACTCGACTGA
- a CDS encoding DUF5989 family protein has protein sequence MANSNVPAEDQPYQDGKVDPIHSVDAPHGSAVANELQKLEFEDPGIVREFVSFLQYNKKWWLAPILIAVVALICVVFLATSPAAPFIYTLF, from the coding sequence ATGGCGAATTCGAACGTTCCCGCCGAAGACCAACCCTATCAAGATGGGAAGGTTGATCCGATCCATTCAGTCGATGCGCCGCACGGATCTGCAGTTGCAAATGAACTGCAGAAATTAGAGTTCGAAGATCCCGGTATCGTTCGCGAATTCGTTAGCTTTTTGCAGTACAACAAAAAGTGGTGGTTGGCACCGATCCTGATTGCTGTGGTCGCGTTGATCTGTGTCGTGTTCTTGGCCACTTCACCGGCGGCTCCATTCATCTATACCTTGTTTTGA
- a CDS encoding SGNH/GDSL hydrolase family protein — protein sequence MLARIHFFGLVLCLTPSIVCLAVAIGADVTRGGDFIAQWGTGQSVIAAIGILAGILGIALHRKAVKDEQARLRRYSRTILFAFVPPMIAVGLPLLAAEWIASRFPADRPLPSVYQQPDPTLGFALTPNRQYRIVSEAKDFDIDVTIDAYGFRTADADPTDRSLGDYDVIILGDSHAFGLGVASNETLASQLSMKLAGEGLPANVANAGVPGFGLGQFLLRMRSMKTATPGTVFVIWINPLNDLVNLSMAVDYHFPKPSAVVSQSELQFQPIGSITNDTGFLFSETFDSLNDTFGLRPKPRWRRSELLSRLAQASPDPLVIEDGVIQLVDSTSPAQYLIDDEQRIQEQPLVYASRYWPEMPAFEPHRAKLKELTDAVLRGAARIAQERDWKLIAIVAPEGHQHQSYAKNFMRQVEAAADLGPMEPGWSHNMVLDALQANHIEAVVGTDGVAAQANEWFLQNDDHTSAAGQRRLAGLLADQLIRLQWIPRQ from the coding sequence ATGCTCGCTCGAATTCACTTCTTCGGATTGGTTCTCTGCCTGACGCCATCCATTGTCTGTTTGGCAGTGGCGATCGGTGCAGACGTGACCCGCGGCGGCGATTTCATCGCGCAATGGGGGACGGGCCAATCCGTGATCGCCGCCATCGGCATCCTAGCCGGCATTTTGGGAATCGCACTGCACCGCAAAGCGGTCAAAGACGAACAGGCTCGATTGCGACGATATTCTCGCACCATCCTGTTCGCTTTCGTCCCACCGATGATCGCAGTTGGATTGCCACTATTGGCGGCCGAGTGGATTGCCAGTCGCTTTCCCGCCGATCGCCCTTTGCCCAGCGTCTATCAGCAACCGGATCCAACCCTTGGCTTCGCGTTGACACCGAATCGACAATATCGAATTGTCAGCGAAGCAAAAGACTTTGACATCGATGTAACGATCGACGCCTACGGCTTTCGCACCGCAGACGCCGATCCGACGGACCGTTCGCTAGGTGACTACGACGTCATCATCCTTGGTGATTCGCATGCGTTTGGCTTGGGTGTCGCCAGCAACGAAACTCTGGCTTCCCAGTTGTCGATGAAGCTGGCCGGGGAAGGGCTGCCGGCAAACGTCGCCAACGCGGGCGTTCCCGGATTTGGGCTCGGCCAATTTCTGTTGCGAATGCGTTCGATGAAAACGGCCACCCCGGGAACGGTATTTGTCATCTGGATCAACCCACTGAACGATCTAGTCAATCTTTCGATGGCGGTCGACTACCACTTTCCCAAACCTAGCGCCGTGGTCAGCCAATCGGAATTGCAGTTTCAACCAATCGGTTCGATCACCAACGATACCGGATTCTTGTTTTCCGAAACCTTTGACTCGCTGAATGACACATTCGGACTTCGCCCCAAACCGCGATGGCGACGAAGCGAACTACTTAGCCGCTTGGCGCAGGCGTCGCCTGATCCACTAGTGATCGAAGACGGCGTCATCCAATTGGTCGATTCGACCAGTCCCGCACAGTACTTGATCGATGACGAGCAGCGGATCCAAGAACAGCCACTGGTCTATGCATCGCGATATTGGCCAGAGATGCCGGCGTTCGAACCACACAGAGCCAAGCTGAAGGAATTAACGGATGCCGTCCTACGCGGCGCCGCTCGCATCGCCCAAGAACGCGACTGGAAATTGATTGCGATCGTGGCCCCCGAGGGACACCAACACCAAAGCTATGCCAAAAATTTCATGCGGCAAGTCGAGGCGGCCGCCGACCTAGGCCCGATGGAACCAGGCTGGAGCCACAACATGGTGCTTGATGCATTGCAAGCCAACCATATCGAAGCGGTGGTTGGCACCGACGGGGTCGCAGCGCAGGCGAATGAATGGTTCCTACAAAACGACGACCACACTTCGGCCGCGGGACAAAGACGTCTGGCCGGCCTGTTGGCCGATCAACTGATCCGATTGCAATGGATTCCGCGACAATGA
- a CDS encoding autotransporter outer membrane beta-barrel domain-containing protein: MSRSASIAWFFRLIRLPLRGAGQMPHQQDAIGPPRRIGLARPMIRTLEPRLVLNASAEIGLLGDLIVTGTDAAETVRLDVDVDGNLQLYDGNNDIIPIANHPGDSFDPLDPDTLTARLIRFDLAGGDDELLLELPANLDISVASGDGMDSTAITEVHASDDRNRSIDISSETIDFASAVRVFDFTDDLLTLQGDVSIGQTGQQTSLDVASQTLQVDGRLIVAGDVSLLSNGAIDFQNATVSASDTGASLRFVLGNASLDLSGSDNAGGHLVEDLVIAGGSDVRLGDGIDADTLSIDGDLEIRDVAGDLRVEAVLNADDITIAVDGDVDISQSMTASGDIEIVAGGSLRAEADLLSLDPIDVGNITLSATDITLVDLEIRTAGGEIHVSGPTAIDGDVGIDSGNQSTVDNAGRIEFLDGITGSDGLSNTLRIDATGQVAGGAVFLRGDVGQTDQSPLQKDLNSIAIDAGQVETRSVGIRGGDLRLTADTVRLLGDQYETRGTGDIAIDGNLRLPSGDSRLVSAGDVGLIGPVIGQAVSVGPGATGTFRVVAEGDVTLAASLVGVANAIVDAGDTVTIDGPVSVRDDIQVSGDIAYVNATLDAASGDVLLTSQTLLSIQHHAVVSAGGGSIVAIGGGGQIDTSGGTLQSDQITLRQASDVTLGDVDASGGSLTLGVANDVTGDIRQAGSTIIEADQLWVRNGGVVDLSNSGNNFTRVEEVRSSGPVTIVDSVDAIELVDVESLNQNIQVVASGDLWVGRIDAGSLGDVVLMSNDDILGTPANTLNWVTANQLTLVATNEQFDGGGDDGIRLATNVDQVQAVVMGNHRGDIVIHESDSILLARTDNSNGAAMQTTNGQIVVHAMDAIEITDSMPGDDPESRKNDAEIRARGEEFGRIELVAGQRFEMGDDVQLKADKVTAADPVPQTQTSEDSALLSNLPVSDRAVYIRADEVVLGQRIEIDTGPQQGVARVFAPRPIDPSDSDAGLIDGGMPSPFAFYDPTSIAVNVLEQAVVNDATGILSLNVGQVGEQGLTIDIDWGAANDRFQRIDGLSSNQDVFAGVDSVGNVLPNPVAGPGAGNLTIEHFYTEADILDSTFNGRTAATEPLNVKFAVRHHESIWIEGETIRQDGFTDGTADRSMLISSTDDPATAALESGQVSFIIPSLTIPVAFFPVRNVIPEFDVPEIVVRNEVSLVVAQTSVETVESTTVSSVSRDEYFQLRVLSPDPNGEDLVEPKKLPDNILDGDKIQELFARLPDGAYEIEYVLGDGNERTILKVDVRNGEATIPEGDLDEGELRLKFQPTGDGQIDGDGQPDGDQDADDQARWDASRSDDRWAAAVKHIAVTEADHAGGDAEFESSAGVALAGGGATGMLFRRRMIRTSNQTPNRLGRAARFLSSRVQ; encoded by the coding sequence ATGTCTCGTTCGGCGTCCATCGCTTGGTTCTTTCGTCTGATCAGGTTACCGCTGCGCGGTGCCGGGCAGATGCCCCATCAGCAGGACGCGATCGGCCCACCCCGTCGGATCGGTTTGGCGCGACCGATGATCCGAACATTGGAACCGCGGTTGGTGCTGAATGCTTCGGCAGAGATCGGGTTGCTGGGCGATTTGATCGTCACGGGAACCGATGCCGCCGAAACCGTTCGTCTGGATGTGGACGTTGACGGCAATCTGCAACTTTATGACGGCAACAATGACATCATCCCGATCGCCAATCATCCGGGGGATTCGTTCGACCCGTTGGATCCCGATACGCTGACGGCTCGGTTGATTCGCTTTGATCTTGCCGGTGGCGACGACGAACTGCTGCTGGAACTGCCCGCGAACTTGGACATCAGCGTCGCCTCGGGCGATGGAATGGACAGCACTGCAATCACCGAAGTCCATGCTTCGGACGACCGCAATCGTTCGATTGACATTTCATCGGAAACGATCGACTTTGCGTCCGCGGTCCGTGTGTTTGATTTCACGGATGATCTTTTAACGCTGCAAGGCGATGTGTCGATCGGTCAGACCGGCCAACAAACCAGCTTGGACGTCGCTTCCCAAACGTTGCAGGTCGATGGACGCCTGATTGTCGCCGGCGACGTTTCGTTGTTGAGCAACGGTGCGATCGATTTCCAGAATGCAACCGTATCCGCTAGCGACACCGGTGCATCGCTTCGTTTCGTGTTGGGGAATGCGTCGTTGGATCTATCGGGATCAGACAACGCGGGCGGCCACCTCGTCGAAGATCTGGTGATTGCCGGTGGCAGTGACGTGCGACTGGGCGATGGGATCGATGCCGACACGTTGTCGATCGATGGCGATCTGGAGATCCGCGATGTGGCGGGTGACCTTCGCGTGGAAGCGGTCCTAAACGCCGACGATATCACGATCGCCGTCGATGGCGACGTCGATATATCGCAGTCCATGACGGCCAGCGGAGACATCGAGATCGTCGCAGGCGGCAGTCTTCGTGCCGAGGCTGATCTTCTGTCGTTGGACCCGATCGACGTTGGCAACATCACCTTGTCCGCGACTGACATCACGTTGGTCGATCTGGAAATTCGCACCGCCGGCGGCGAGATTCACGTGTCGGGGCCGACGGCGATCGACGGTGATGTTGGAATCGATTCGGGCAACCAATCCACCGTCGATAACGCGGGCCGAATTGAATTCTTGGACGGGATCACCGGATCCGATGGCCTGTCCAACACTCTTCGGATCGATGCCACCGGGCAAGTCGCGGGCGGCGCGGTTTTTCTACGCGGGGACGTCGGACAGACGGATCAGTCGCCGCTGCAGAAAGACCTGAATTCGATCGCGATCGACGCGGGCCAAGTGGAAACGCGGTCGGTGGGAATCCGTGGCGGTGACCTGCGTTTGACCGCTGATACGGTGCGACTGTTGGGCGACCAGTACGAAACGCGTGGAACCGGTGACATCGCGATCGATGGCAACCTGCGTTTGCCGTCCGGCGACAGTCGGCTGGTCAGTGCTGGTGACGTTGGATTGATCGGGCCGGTTATCGGACAGGCGGTTTCGGTAGGCCCCGGGGCGACGGGGACGTTTCGCGTTGTCGCAGAGGGGGACGTGACGCTTGCGGCTTCGCTGGTCGGTGTCGCCAATGCCATCGTGGATGCTGGTGATACGGTCACGATCGACGGCCCCGTATCGGTACGCGATGACATCCAGGTCAGCGGGGATATCGCCTACGTGAACGCAACTCTCGATGCCGCATCGGGCGATGTGCTGCTGACATCGCAAACGCTACTGTCGATCCAGCACCACGCGGTCGTCAGCGCCGGTGGTGGCAGCATTGTCGCGATCGGGGGCGGCGGACAGATCGATACGTCGGGTGGGACACTGCAAAGCGATCAGATCACATTGCGGCAAGCCAGCGACGTAACGCTAGGCGACGTGGATGCGTCCGGCGGAAGCTTGACGTTGGGGGTTGCCAACGATGTGACGGGCGATATTCGTCAGGCTGGTTCGACGATCATCGAAGCGGACCAATTATGGGTTCGCAACGGCGGTGTGGTGGATCTGTCCAATTCGGGGAACAACTTTACCCGAGTCGAAGAGGTTCGTTCGTCAGGCCCCGTCACCATTGTCGACTCGGTGGATGCGATCGAACTGGTCGATGTGGAATCGCTGAACCAGAACATCCAAGTCGTGGCCAGCGGCGATCTGTGGGTTGGCCGTATCGACGCAGGTTCGCTTGGCGATGTGGTTCTGATGTCGAACGATGACATTTTGGGGACCCCCGCAAACACACTGAATTGGGTCACGGCCAATCAATTGACTTTGGTCGCCACCAACGAACAATTCGATGGTGGTGGCGATGACGGAATCCGCTTGGCCACAAATGTCGATCAGGTTCAGGCCGTGGTGATGGGGAACCACCGGGGCGACATCGTGATCCACGAGTCGGATTCTATCCTGTTGGCTCGCACCGACAACTCCAATGGTGCGGCGATGCAAACGACGAATGGCCAGATTGTTGTGCATGCGATGGACGCGATCGAGATCACGGATTCGATGCCGGGTGACGATCCCGAATCTAGAAAAAATGACGCCGAGATTCGGGCTCGCGGGGAAGAATTTGGACGGATCGAATTGGTGGCGGGGCAACGATTCGAAATGGGCGATGACGTCCAGCTAAAGGCCGACAAGGTGACCGCTGCGGACCCTGTGCCGCAGACGCAAACGTCGGAAGATTCAGCGTTGTTGTCGAATCTTCCCGTTTCGGATCGGGCTGTCTACATTCGTGCGGATGAAGTCGTGCTTGGCCAACGAATTGAAATCGATACGGGACCTCAGCAGGGTGTCGCTCGCGTGTTCGCGCCGCGTCCAATCGACCCATCGGATTCCGACGCCGGTTTGATCGACGGTGGAATGCCCAGCCCGTTCGCGTTCTACGATCCGACGTCGATCGCGGTGAATGTTCTGGAACAGGCAGTGGTGAACGACGCGACAGGAATTTTGTCGCTGAACGTCGGTCAGGTTGGCGAACAGGGGCTGACCATTGACATCGATTGGGGGGCCGCGAACGATCGATTCCAACGAATCGATGGCCTTTCAAGCAACCAAGATGTGTTCGCCGGGGTGGACTCGGTCGGCAACGTGCTCCCCAACCCCGTCGCCGGTCCAGGTGCCGGTAACCTGACGATCGAACACTTCTATACCGAAGCGGACATCCTAGATAGTACGTTCAACGGACGGACCGCGGCCACCGAACCGTTGAATGTGAAGTTCGCAGTACGCCATCACGAATCGATTTGGATCGAAGGCGAAACGATTCGCCAGGATGGTTTTACCGATGGGACGGCGGATCGTTCGATGTTGATTTCGTCGACCGATGATCCCGCGACCGCTGCGTTGGAAAGTGGCCAAGTCTCGTTCATTATCCCCAGCTTGACGATTCCGGTCGCCTTCTTTCCCGTCCGCAATGTGATCCCCGAATTCGACGTTCCCGAGATCGTCGTTCGTAATGAAGTCTCCTTGGTCGTGGCACAAACGTCGGTGGAAACGGTCGAATCGACCACGGTTTCCAGCGTCAGTCGTGACGAGTACTTCCAATTGCGAGTGCTGTCGCCCGACCCCAACGGCGAGGACTTGGTTGAACCCAAAAAATTGCCTGACAATATTTTGGACGGTGACAAGATTCAGGAACTGTTCGCCCGGTTGCCAGACGGGGCGTACGAGATCGAGTACGTGCTGGGCGATGGAAACGAACGCACGATTTTGAAAGTCGATGTTCGCAACGGCGAAGCGACCATTCCCGAAGGCGATTTGGACGAAGGCGAACTGCGGTTGAAATTTCAACCGACCGGTGACGGTCAGATCGACGGGGACGGGCAACCGGATGGCGATCAAGACGCCGATGATCAAGCCCGGTGGGACGCGTCCCGTTCCGATGACCGGTGGGCGGCTGCGGTGAAGCACATTGCGGTGACGGAAGCGGATCACGCCGGCGGTGATGCCGAGTTCGAATCTTCGGCTGGCGTTGCACTTGCTGGGGGCGGAGCAACCGGGATGTTATTCAGACGTCGAATGATTCGGACATCCAACCAGACGCCAAATCGATTGGGGCGAGCGGCCCGTTTTTTGTCGTCTCGAGTTCAGTAA